One window from the genome of Phocoena phocoena chromosome 15, mPhoPho1.1, whole genome shotgun sequence encodes:
- the GID8 gene encoding glucose-induced degradation protein 8 homolog, giving the protein MSYTEKPDEITKDEWMEKLNNLHVQRADMNRLIMNYLVTEGFKEAAEKFRMESGIEPSVDLETLDERIKIREMILEGQIPEAIALVNSLHPELLDTNRYLYFHLQQQHLIELIRQRETEAALEFAQTQLAEQGEESRECLTEMERTLALLAFDNPEDSPFGDLLNMMQRQKVWSEVNQAVLDYENRESTPKLAKLLKLLLWAQNELDQKKVKYPKMTDLSKGVIEEPK; this is encoded by the exons ATGAGTTATACAGAAAAACCCGATGAAATCACAAAGGATGAGTGGATGGAAAAGCTCAATAACTTACACGTCCAGCGAGCAGACATGAACCGGCTCATCATGAACTACTTGGTCACAG AGGGCTTTAAGGAAGCAGCAGAGAAGTTTCGGATGGAATCTGGGATCGAACCCAGTGTCGATCTAGAAACGCTCGACGAGCGAATCAAAATCCGGGAGATGATACTGGAAGGCCAGATCCCCGAGGCCATCGCACTGGTCAACAGCCTCCACCCGGAGCTTCTGGACACAAACCGCTATCTTTACTTCCACCTACAA CAACAGCACCTGATCGAGCTGATCCGCCAGCGGGAGACGGAGGCGGCGCTGGAGTTCGCGCAGACCCAGCTGGCCGAGCAGGGCGAGGAGAGCCGGGAGTGCCTGACCGAGATGGAGCGCACGCTGGCCCTGCTGGCCTTCGACAACCCCGAGGACTCGCCCTTTGGAGACCTGCTTAACATGATGCAGAGGCAGAAG GTGTGGAGTGAAGTGAACCAAGCTGTCCTGGATTATGAAAACCGTGAGTCAACACCCAAGCTGGCAAAGTTACTGAAACTACTCCTTTGGGCTCAGAATGAGCTGGACCAGAAGAAAGTCAAATATCCCAAAATGACAGACCTCAGCAAAGGCGTGATCGAGGAGCCCAAATAG
- the SLC17A9 gene encoding LOW QUALITY PROTEIN: voltage-gated purine nucleotide uniporter SLC17A9 (The sequence of the model RefSeq protein was modified relative to this genomic sequence to represent the inferred CDS: inserted 2 bases in 2 codons) produces MQPPPDETRREXAEDAQWSRPECQVWTGTLLLGTCPLYCARVSMPVCAAAMSQDFGWNKXEAGVVLSSSFWGYCLTQVVGGHRGSRIGGEKVILLSASAWGFITAATPLLSRFSSAHLAFMTFSRILTGLLQGVYFPALTSLLSQKVRESEQAFTYSTVGAGSQFGTLVTGAVGSLLLDWYGWPSVFYFSGGLTLLWVCYMYRCLLGEKDLILALGVLVQGLPVSRHTKVPWRQLFRKPSVWAAIISQLSAACSFFILLSWLPTFFKETFPSSKGWVFNVVPWLVAIPASLFSGLLSDRLINQGYRTITVRKFMQAMGLGLSSVFALCLGHTSSFCKSVVFASASIGLQTFNHSGISVNIQDLAPSCAGFLFGVANTAGALAGVVGVCLGGYLIETTGSWTSVFNLVAAIGSLGLCTFLVFGKAQRVDLSPAREDL; encoded by the exons ATGCAGCCGCCCCCGGATGAGACCCGCAGGG GCGCCGAGGACGCCCAGTGGTCCAG ACCCGAGTGCCAGGTGTGGACAGGGACGCTGCTTCTGGGGACATGCCCGCTATACTGCGCCCGCGTCAGCATGCCCGTCTGCGCCGCCGCCATGAGCCAGGACTTCGGCTGGAACA AAGAGGCCGGTGTTGTGCTCAGCAGCAGCTTCTGGGGCTACTGCCTGACTCAGGTGGTGGGCGGCCACCGGGGGA GCAGGATCGGGGGTGAGAAGGTCATCCTGCTGTCGGCTTCCGCCTGGGGCTTCATCACCGCCGCCACGCCGCTGCTCTCCCGCTTCAGCAGTGCCCACCTGGCCTTCATGACCTTCTCTCGCATCCTCACGGGCTTGCTCCAAG GGGTTTACTTCCCTGCGCTGACCAGCCTGCTGTCCCAGAAGGTGCGGGAGAGCGAGCAAGCCTTCACCTACAGCACCGTGGGGGCCGGCTCCCAGTTTGG GACGCTGGTGACGGGGGCCGTAGGCTCCCTGCTCCTGGACTGGTACGGCTGGCCGAGCGTCTTCTATTTCTCGGGTGGGCTCACCCTGCTGTGGGTGTGTTACATGTACAGGTGTCTGCTGGGTGAGAAAG ATCTCATCCTGGCCTTGGGCGTCCTGGTGCAGGGCCTGCCGGTGTCCAGACACACCAAGGTGCCCTGGAGACAGCTCTTCCGAAAGCCTTCAGTCTG ggCGGCCATCATCTCCCAGCTCTCTGCGGCCTGCTCCTTCTTCATCCTCCTCTCCTGGCTGCCGACCTTCTTTAAGGAGACCTTCCCCAGCTCCAAG GGCTGGGTCTTCAACGTGGTGCCCTGGCTAGTGGCCATTCCTGCCAGTCTGTTCAGCGGGCTTCTCTCAGACCGTCTCATCAATCAGG GTTACAGGACCATCACTGTGCGGAAGTTCATGCAG GCGATGGGCCTCGGCCTGTCCAGCGTTTTTGCCCTGTGTTTGGGCCACACCTCGAGCTTTTGTAAGTCTGTGGTCTTTGCATCAGCCTCCATCGGCCTCCAGACCTTCAACCACAG CGGCATTTCCGTTAATATCCAGGACCTGGCCCCGTCCTGTGCCGGCTTTCTGTTTG GTGTGGCCAACACAGCTGGGGCTTTGGCAG GAGTCGTGGGCGTGTGCCTGGGTGGCTACCTCATCGAGACCACGGGCTCCTGGACGTCTGTGTTCAACCTGGTGGCAGCCATCGGCAGCCTCGGGCTATGCACCTTCCTGGTGTTCGGGAAGGCCCAGCGGGTGGACCTGAGCCCCGCCCGTGAGGACCTCTAG